Proteins encoded in a region of the Bubalus bubalis isolate 160015118507 breed Murrah chromosome 9, NDDB_SH_1, whole genome shotgun sequence genome:
- the LOC102413949 gene encoding cytochrome P450 4F2 isoform X1 — protein MLEPSLSWLGLGPVAASPWLLLLFTGASWLLARILAWTYTFYNNSRHLQCFPQPPKCNWFLGHLGLVPPTEQGMSKLTELVAKYSQGFRVWMGPITPIIVFCHPDLIRIVANASAAIAPKDVIFYEVLKPWLGDGLLLSAGDKWSRHRRMLTPAFHFNILKPYMKIFTKSTDIMHAKWQRMIKEGHTHLDMFEHISLMTLDSLQKCVFSYDSNCQEKPSEYIAAILELSALVAKRHQEIFLHMDFLYYLTPEGRRFRRACRLVHDFTDAVIQERHRTLPSEGIDDFLKAKAKTKTLDFIDVLLLTKDEDGKGLSDEDIRAEADTFMFEGHDTTASGLSWILYNLAKHQEYQERCRQEVQELLKDREPKNIEWDDLAQLPFLTMCIKESLRLHPPVTVISRRCTQDTVLPDGRVIPKGVICLISIFGTHHNPSVWPDPEVFDPFRFDPENIKGRSPVAFIPFSAGPRNCIGQTFAMTEMKVVLALTLLRFRVLPDKEEPRRKPELILRAEGGLWLRVEPLSTGQQ, from the exons ATGCTGGAGCCGAGCCTGTCCTGGCTGGGACTCGGGCCAGTGGCAGCCTCcccgtggctgctgctgctgttcactgGGGCCTCCTGGCTCCTGGCCCGCATCCTGGCCTGGACCTACACCTTCTACAACAACTCTCGTCACCTCCAGTGTTTCCCGCAGCCCCCAAAATGCAACTGGTTCTTGGGTCACCTAGGCCTG GTCCCCCCCACGGAGCAGGGCATGAGCAAATTAACTGAGCTGGTGGCCAAATACTCCCAAGGATTTAGGGTCTGGATGGGTCCCATCACCCCTATCATCGTTTTCTGCCACCCTGACTTGATCCGGATCGTCGCCAATGCTTCAG CTGCCATCGCACCAAAGGACGTGATCTTCTATGAAGTTCTTAAGCCCTGGCTGG GGGATGGGCTCCTGCTGAGTGCTGGTGACAAGTGGAGCAGACACCGTCGCATGCTGACACCTGCCTTCCACTTTAACATCCTGAAGCCCTATATGAAGATTTTCACCAAGAGCACAGACATCATGCAC GCCAAGTGGCAGCGCATGATCAAAGAGGGCCACACCCATCTGGACATGTTTGAACACATCAGCCTCATGACCCTGGACAGTCTGCAGAAATGCGTCTTCAGTTACGACAGCAATTGCCAGGA GAAGCCCAGTGAATATATTGCTGCCATCTTGGAGCTCAGTGCCCTTGTTGCAAAACGACACCAGGAGATTTTTTTGCACATGGACTTCCTGTACTACCTCACCCCAGAAGGGCGGCGCTTCCGCAGGGCCTGCCGCCTGGTGCACGACTTCACAGATGCCGTCATTCAGGAACGGCACCGCACCCTCCCCAGTGAGGGTATTGATGACTTCCTCAAGGCCAAAGCGAAGACCAAGACTTTAGATTTCATTGATGTGCTCCTGTTGACCAAG GATGAAGATGGGAAGGGATTGTCAGATGAAGATATCCGGGCTGAAGCTGACACCTTCATGTTTGAAG GCCATGATACCACAGCCAGTGGTCTCTCCTGGATTCTGTACAACCTTGCCAAGCACCAAGAATATCAGGAGCGCTGCCGGCAGGAGGTGCAAGAGCTCCTGAAGGATCGCGAGCCTAAAAACATTGAATG GGACGACCTGGCCCAGTTGCCCTTCCTGACCATGTGCATCAAGGAGAGTCTGCGATTGCACCCCCCAGTCACGGTCATCTCCCGCCGCTGTACCCAGGACACTGTACTTCCAGATGGCCGGGTCATCCCCAAAG GTGTTATCTGCCTCATCAGCATTTTCGGGACCCACCACAACCCATCTGTGTGGCCAGATCCTGAG GTCTTTGATCCCTTCCGCTTCGACCCAGAAAACATCAAAGGGAGGTCACCTGTGGCTTTTATTCCCTTCTCCGCGGGGCCCAG GAACTGTATCGGGCAGACATTCGCCATGACTGAGATGAAGGTGGTCCTGGCGCTGACGCTACTGCGGTTCCGCGTCCTGCCAGACAAGGAGGAGCCTCGCAGGAAGCCAGAGCTGATCCTGCGCGCGGAGGGCGGACTTTGGCTGCGGGTGGAACCGCTGAGCACAGGGCAGCAATGA
- the LOC102413949 gene encoding cytochrome P450 4F2 isoform X2, translating to MLEPSLSWLGLGPVAASPWLLLLFTGASWLLARILAWTYTFYNNSRHLQCFPQPPKCNWFLGHLGLVPPTEQGMSKLTELVAKYSQGFRVWMGPITPIIVFCHPDLIRIVANASGDGLLLSAGDKWSRHRRMLTPAFHFNILKPYMKIFTKSTDIMHAKWQRMIKEGHTHLDMFEHISLMTLDSLQKCVFSYDSNCQEKPSEYIAAILELSALVAKRHQEIFLHMDFLYYLTPEGRRFRRACRLVHDFTDAVIQERHRTLPSEGIDDFLKAKAKTKTLDFIDVLLLTKDEDGKGLSDEDIRAEADTFMFEGHDTTASGLSWILYNLAKHQEYQERCRQEVQELLKDREPKNIEWDDLAQLPFLTMCIKESLRLHPPVTVISRRCTQDTVLPDGRVIPKGVICLISIFGTHHNPSVWPDPEVFDPFRFDPENIKGRSPVAFIPFSAGPRNCIGQTFAMTEMKVVLALTLLRFRVLPDKEEPRRKPELILRAEGGLWLRVEPLSTGQQ from the exons ATGCTGGAGCCGAGCCTGTCCTGGCTGGGACTCGGGCCAGTGGCAGCCTCcccgtggctgctgctgctgttcactgGGGCCTCCTGGCTCCTGGCCCGCATCCTGGCCTGGACCTACACCTTCTACAACAACTCTCGTCACCTCCAGTGTTTCCCGCAGCCCCCAAAATGCAACTGGTTCTTGGGTCACCTAGGCCTG GTCCCCCCCACGGAGCAGGGCATGAGCAAATTAACTGAGCTGGTGGCCAAATACTCCCAAGGATTTAGGGTCTGGATGGGTCCCATCACCCCTATCATCGTTTTCTGCCACCCTGACTTGATCCGGATCGTCGCCAATGCTTCAG GGGATGGGCTCCTGCTGAGTGCTGGTGACAAGTGGAGCAGACACCGTCGCATGCTGACACCTGCCTTCCACTTTAACATCCTGAAGCCCTATATGAAGATTTTCACCAAGAGCACAGACATCATGCAC GCCAAGTGGCAGCGCATGATCAAAGAGGGCCACACCCATCTGGACATGTTTGAACACATCAGCCTCATGACCCTGGACAGTCTGCAGAAATGCGTCTTCAGTTACGACAGCAATTGCCAGGA GAAGCCCAGTGAATATATTGCTGCCATCTTGGAGCTCAGTGCCCTTGTTGCAAAACGACACCAGGAGATTTTTTTGCACATGGACTTCCTGTACTACCTCACCCCAGAAGGGCGGCGCTTCCGCAGGGCCTGCCGCCTGGTGCACGACTTCACAGATGCCGTCATTCAGGAACGGCACCGCACCCTCCCCAGTGAGGGTATTGATGACTTCCTCAAGGCCAAAGCGAAGACCAAGACTTTAGATTTCATTGATGTGCTCCTGTTGACCAAG GATGAAGATGGGAAGGGATTGTCAGATGAAGATATCCGGGCTGAAGCTGACACCTTCATGTTTGAAG GCCATGATACCACAGCCAGTGGTCTCTCCTGGATTCTGTACAACCTTGCCAAGCACCAAGAATATCAGGAGCGCTGCCGGCAGGAGGTGCAAGAGCTCCTGAAGGATCGCGAGCCTAAAAACATTGAATG GGACGACCTGGCCCAGTTGCCCTTCCTGACCATGTGCATCAAGGAGAGTCTGCGATTGCACCCCCCAGTCACGGTCATCTCCCGCCGCTGTACCCAGGACACTGTACTTCCAGATGGCCGGGTCATCCCCAAAG GTGTTATCTGCCTCATCAGCATTTTCGGGACCCACCACAACCCATCTGTGTGGCCAGATCCTGAG GTCTTTGATCCCTTCCGCTTCGACCCAGAAAACATCAAAGGGAGGTCACCTGTGGCTTTTATTCCCTTCTCCGCGGGGCCCAG GAACTGTATCGGGCAGACATTCGCCATGACTGAGATGAAGGTGGTCCTGGCGCTGACGCTACTGCGGTTCCGCGTCCTGCCAGACAAGGAGGAGCCTCGCAGGAAGCCAGAGCTGATCCTGCGCGCGGAGGGCGGACTTTGGCTGCGGGTGGAACCGCTGAGCACAGGGCAGCAATGA
- the LOC102413949 gene encoding cytochrome P450 4F2 isoform X3: MLEPSLSWLGLGPVAASPWLLLLFTGASWLLARILAWTYTFYNNSRHLQCFPQPPKCNWFLGHLGLVPPTEQGMSKLTELVAKYSQGFRVWMGPITPIIVFCHPDLIRIVANASAAIAPKDVIFYEVLKPWLGDGLLLSAGDKWSRHRRMLTPAFHFNILKPYMKIFTKSTDIMHAKWQRMIKEGHTHLDMFEHISLMTLDSLQKCVFSYDSNCQEKPSEYIAAILELSALVAKRHQEIFLHMDFLYYLTPEGRRFRRACRLVHDFTDAVIQERHRTLPSEGIDDFLKAKAKTKTLDFIDVLLLTKDEDGKGLSDEDIRAEADTFMFEGHDTTASGLSWILYNLAKHQEYQERCRQEVQELLKDREPKNIEWDDLAQLPFLTMCIKESLRLHPPVTVISRRCTQDTVLPDGRVIPKGVICLISIFGTHHNPSVWPDPEELYRADIRHD, from the exons ATGCTGGAGCCGAGCCTGTCCTGGCTGGGACTCGGGCCAGTGGCAGCCTCcccgtggctgctgctgctgttcactgGGGCCTCCTGGCTCCTGGCCCGCATCCTGGCCTGGACCTACACCTTCTACAACAACTCTCGTCACCTCCAGTGTTTCCCGCAGCCCCCAAAATGCAACTGGTTCTTGGGTCACCTAGGCCTG GTCCCCCCCACGGAGCAGGGCATGAGCAAATTAACTGAGCTGGTGGCCAAATACTCCCAAGGATTTAGGGTCTGGATGGGTCCCATCACCCCTATCATCGTTTTCTGCCACCCTGACTTGATCCGGATCGTCGCCAATGCTTCAG CTGCCATCGCACCAAAGGACGTGATCTTCTATGAAGTTCTTAAGCCCTGGCTGG GGGATGGGCTCCTGCTGAGTGCTGGTGACAAGTGGAGCAGACACCGTCGCATGCTGACACCTGCCTTCCACTTTAACATCCTGAAGCCCTATATGAAGATTTTCACCAAGAGCACAGACATCATGCAC GCCAAGTGGCAGCGCATGATCAAAGAGGGCCACACCCATCTGGACATGTTTGAACACATCAGCCTCATGACCCTGGACAGTCTGCAGAAATGCGTCTTCAGTTACGACAGCAATTGCCAGGA GAAGCCCAGTGAATATATTGCTGCCATCTTGGAGCTCAGTGCCCTTGTTGCAAAACGACACCAGGAGATTTTTTTGCACATGGACTTCCTGTACTACCTCACCCCAGAAGGGCGGCGCTTCCGCAGGGCCTGCCGCCTGGTGCACGACTTCACAGATGCCGTCATTCAGGAACGGCACCGCACCCTCCCCAGTGAGGGTATTGATGACTTCCTCAAGGCCAAAGCGAAGACCAAGACTTTAGATTTCATTGATGTGCTCCTGTTGACCAAG GATGAAGATGGGAAGGGATTGTCAGATGAAGATATCCGGGCTGAAGCTGACACCTTCATGTTTGAAG GCCATGATACCACAGCCAGTGGTCTCTCCTGGATTCTGTACAACCTTGCCAAGCACCAAGAATATCAGGAGCGCTGCCGGCAGGAGGTGCAAGAGCTCCTGAAGGATCGCGAGCCTAAAAACATTGAATG GGACGACCTGGCCCAGTTGCCCTTCCTGACCATGTGCATCAAGGAGAGTCTGCGATTGCACCCCCCAGTCACGGTCATCTCCCGCCGCTGTACCCAGGACACTGTACTTCCAGATGGCCGGGTCATCCCCAAAG GTGTTATCTGCCTCATCAGCATTTTCGGGACCCACCACAACCCATCTGTGTGGCCAGATCCTGAG GAACTGTATCGGGCAGACATTCGCCATGACTGA